One genomic segment of Equus przewalskii isolate Varuska chromosome 13, EquPr2, whole genome shotgun sequence includes these proteins:
- the LOC103551351 gene encoding LOW QUALITY PROTEIN: oocyte-specific histone RNA stem-loop-binding protein 2-like (The sequence of the model RefSeq protein was modified relative to this genomic sequence to represent the inferred CDS: deleted 1 base in 1 codon), giving the protein MVSVGVSTESCHARWEVETDETVLQRRQKQIDYGKRTPGYQCFLQQVPKAQRQPGLHPQTPNKNRRYSRRSWDAQIRQWRRALHSWDPPSQPLQGRGAEGQGMESLLKPMDSTPLDDLLDDWLQTLEHSENLDGGQEGTQAFADLVAPASSLPWLYEEDPHHCLYFLVYHSYLSVPDLSGEQNI; this is encoded by the exons ATGGTGAGTGTGGGAGTCAGCACAGAGTCCTGCCATGCCAG GTGGGAAGTAGAGACAGATGAAACTGTCCTACAACGGCGGCAAAAGCAGATAGATTATGGCAAACGCACGCCTGGTTACCAGTGCTTTCTGCAGCAGGTCCCCAA AGCACAGCGACAGCCAGGACTTCACCCTCAAACGCCAAACAAGAACAGGAGATACAGCCGTCGCTCCTGGGATGCCCAGATCAGGCAGTGGAGAAGAGCTCTACATTCCTGGGAC CCCCCCAGccagcctctgcagggcaggggggCTGAGGG GCAGGGAATGGAGAGTCTCTTAAAGCCAATGGATTCCACCCCTTTGGATGACCTACTGGATGACTGGCTTCAGACCCTGGAACACTCGGAGAATCTTGACGGAGGCCAGGAGGGAACCCAGGCA tttgCAGACCTGGtggctcctgcttcctcccttccctggctcTATGAGGAAGATCCCCACCACTGCCTCTACTTTCTAGTTTATCATAGTTACTTATCTGTCCCAGACTTGAGTGGGGAACAAAATATTTAG
- the CDC25C gene encoding M-phase inducer phosphatase 3 isoform X12, translating into MSAELFSFTREPGSPGSGPSFRSNQRKILNLLLERDTSFTVCPDLPRTPVDKLFGDSGHLSILSGGTPKCCLDLSNLSSGEMSATQLTTSADHDETGHLNSSGPQGIQLSAMNHHQNVIKCSPAQLLCSTPNALDHSKKKKDVICSSSTNKENENNTSRLLEWWAPRNLKFRKRPEGPYMSPLSLLDNGNLVENEMKYLGSPITRVPKLDKNPELEDQTEEFSDELMEFSLDDQEEAKASLNRSRLYRSPSLPENLNRPILKQVVKFKDNPIPDKVKKKYCSSHRELRKGLGLKKTVSLCDVNITHMLEEDSNQGHLIGDFSKVCVLPTVSGRHQDLKYVNPETVAALLSGKFQGLIEKFYIIDCRYPYEYLGGHIQGALNLYSQEELYNFFLKKPVVPLDTQKRIIIVFHCEFSSERGPRMCRSLREEDRALNRYPALYYPELYILKGGYRDFFPEYMELCEPQSYCPMHHQDHKAELLRCRSQNKAWEGERQLQEQIALLVKDVSP; encoded by the exons ATGTCTGCAGAACTCTTCTCATTCACGAGAGAGCCAGGAAGCCCTGGCTCAGGACCTAGTTTTAGATCCAATCAGAGGAAGATATTAAACCTGCTCCTGGAGAGAGACACTTCCTTTACCGTCTGTCCAGATCTCCCTAGAACGCCAGTGGACAAACTCTTTGGTGATTCTGGACACCTAAGCATTTTGTCTGg AGGAACCCCAAAATGTTGCCTTGATCTTTCGAATCTTAGCAGTGGAGAGATGTCTGCCACTCAGCTTACCACTTCTGCAGACCATGATGAAACTG GTCACTTGAATTCTTCAGGACCTCAGGGGATACAATTATCTGCGAT GAATCATCACCAGAACGTTATAAAATGCAGCCCA GCACAGCTGCTTTGTAGCACTCCAAATGCCTTGGACCacagcaagaagaagaaagatgtgaTATGTAGCTCATccacaaataaggaaaat GAAAACAACACTTCGAGGCTTTTAGAGTGGTGGGCACCCAGGAACCTGAAGTTTCGAAAGAGACCAGAGGGGCCTTATATGTCTCCGCTTTCTCTACTG GACAATGGAAACTTggtggaaaatgaaatgaaatatctGGGCAGCCCCATTACTAGAGTTCCAAAACTGGATAAAAATCCAGAACTAGAAGACCAGACAGAGGAGTTTTCAGATGAATTGATGGAGTTTTCCCTGGATGATCAAGAAGAGGCCAAG GCATCTCTGAACAGAAGCAGGCTGTATCGCTCTCCTTCATTGCCAGAGAATTTGAACAGGCCAATACTGAAGCAGGTGGTAAAATTCAAGGACAACCCAATACCAGATAAAGTAAAGAAGAAGTATTGTTCTAGCCACAGAGAGCTCAGGAAG GGCTTAGGTCTAAAGAAGACAGTCTCTCTCTGTGACGTTAATATCACTCACATGTTGGAGGAAGATTCTAACCAGGGGCATCTGATTGGTGATTTCTCCAAG GTATGTGTGCTGCCAACCGTGTCAGGGAGACACCAAGATCTGAAGTACGTCAACCCAGAAACA GTGGCTGCCTTGCTGTCGGGGAAGTTCCAGGGTCTGATTGAGAAGTTTTATATCATTGATTGCCGCTATCCATATGAGTACCTGGGAGGACACATCCAG GGAGCCTTAAACTTGTACAGTCAGGAAGAACTGTATAACTTCTTTCTGAAGAAGCCCGTTGTCCCTTTGGACACCCAGAAAAGAATAATCATCGTGTTCCACTGTGAATTCTCCTCAGAGAGGGGTCCCCGAAT GTGCCGCTCTCTGAGAGAAGAGGACAGGGCTCTGAACCGGTATCCTGCATTGTACTACCCAGAGCTATATATCCTCAAAGGGGGCTACAGAGATTTCTTTCCAGAATATATG GAGCTATGTGAACCACAGAGCTACTGCCCTATGCATCACCAGGACCATAAGGCTGAGCTGCTGAGGTGTCGGAGCCAGAACAAAGCATGGGAAGGGGAGCGGCAGCTGCAGGAGCAGATTGCCTTGCTGGTGAAAGACGTGAGCCCATGA
- the CDC25C gene encoding M-phase inducer phosphatase 3 isoform X13: MSAELFSFTREPGSPGSGPSFRSNQRKILNLLLERDTSFTVCPDLPRTPVDKLFGDSGHLSILSGGTPKCCLDLSNLSSGEMSATQLTTSADHDETGHLNSSGPQGIQLSAMNHHQNVIKCSPAQLLCSTPNALDHSKKKKDVICSSSTNKENENNTSRLLEWWAPRNLKFRKRPEGPYMSPLSLLDNGNLVENEMKYLGSPITRVPKLDKNPELEDQTEEFSDELMEFSLDDQEEAKASLNRSRLYRSPSLPENLNRPILKQVVKFKDNPIPDKVKKKYCSSHRELRKGLGLKKTVSLCDVNITHMLEEDSNQGHLIGDFSKVAALLSGKFQGLIEKFYIIDCRYPYEYLGGHIQGALNLYSQEELYNFFLKKPVVPLDTQKRIIIVFHCEFSSERGPRMCRSLREEDRALNRYPALYYPELYILKGGYRDFFPEYMELCEPQSYCPMHHQDHKAELLRCRSQNKAWEGERQLQEQIALLVKDVSP, translated from the exons ATGTCTGCAGAACTCTTCTCATTCACGAGAGAGCCAGGAAGCCCTGGCTCAGGACCTAGTTTTAGATCCAATCAGAGGAAGATATTAAACCTGCTCCTGGAGAGAGACACTTCCTTTACCGTCTGTCCAGATCTCCCTAGAACGCCAGTGGACAAACTCTTTGGTGATTCTGGACACCTAAGCATTTTGTCTGg AGGAACCCCAAAATGTTGCCTTGATCTTTCGAATCTTAGCAGTGGAGAGATGTCTGCCACTCAGCTTACCACTTCTGCAGACCATGATGAAACTG GTCACTTGAATTCTTCAGGACCTCAGGGGATACAATTATCTGCGAT GAATCATCACCAGAACGTTATAAAATGCAGCCCA GCACAGCTGCTTTGTAGCACTCCAAATGCCTTGGACCacagcaagaagaagaaagatgtgaTATGTAGCTCATccacaaataaggaaaat GAAAACAACACTTCGAGGCTTTTAGAGTGGTGGGCACCCAGGAACCTGAAGTTTCGAAAGAGACCAGAGGGGCCTTATATGTCTCCGCTTTCTCTACTG GACAATGGAAACTTggtggaaaatgaaatgaaatatctGGGCAGCCCCATTACTAGAGTTCCAAAACTGGATAAAAATCCAGAACTAGAAGACCAGACAGAGGAGTTTTCAGATGAATTGATGGAGTTTTCCCTGGATGATCAAGAAGAGGCCAAG GCATCTCTGAACAGAAGCAGGCTGTATCGCTCTCCTTCATTGCCAGAGAATTTGAACAGGCCAATACTGAAGCAGGTGGTAAAATTCAAGGACAACCCAATACCAGATAAAGTAAAGAAGAAGTATTGTTCTAGCCACAGAGAGCTCAGGAAG GGCTTAGGTCTAAAGAAGACAGTCTCTCTCTGTGACGTTAATATCACTCACATGTTGGAGGAAGATTCTAACCAGGGGCATCTGATTGGTGATTTCTCCAAG GTGGCTGCCTTGCTGTCGGGGAAGTTCCAGGGTCTGATTGAGAAGTTTTATATCATTGATTGCCGCTATCCATATGAGTACCTGGGAGGACACATCCAG GGAGCCTTAAACTTGTACAGTCAGGAAGAACTGTATAACTTCTTTCTGAAGAAGCCCGTTGTCCCTTTGGACACCCAGAAAAGAATAATCATCGTGTTCCACTGTGAATTCTCCTCAGAGAGGGGTCCCCGAAT GTGCCGCTCTCTGAGAGAAGAGGACAGGGCTCTGAACCGGTATCCTGCATTGTACTACCCAGAGCTATATATCCTCAAAGGGGGCTACAGAGATTTCTTTCCAGAATATATG GAGCTATGTGAACCACAGAGCTACTGCCCTATGCATCACCAGGACCATAAGGCTGAGCTGCTGAGGTGTCGGAGCCAGAACAAAGCATGGGAAGGGGAGCGGCAGCTGCAGGAGCAGATTGCCTTGCTGGTGAAAGACGTGAGCCCATGA
- the CDC25C gene encoding M-phase inducer phosphatase 3 isoform X11: MSAELFSFTREPGSPGSGPSFRSNQRKILNLLLERDTSFTVCPDLPRTPVDKLFGDSGHLSILSGGTPKCCLDLSNLSSGEMSATQLTTSADHDETGREKGGHLNSSGPQGIQLSAMNHHQNVIKCSPAQLLCSTPNALDHSKKKKDVICSSSTNKENENNTSRLLEWWAPRNLKFRKRPEGPYMSPLSLLDNGNLVENEMKYLGSPITRVPKLDKNPELEDQTEEFSDELMEFSLDDQEEAKASLNRSRLYRSPSLPENLNRPILKQVVKFKDNPIPDKVKKKYCSSHRELRKGLGLKKTVSLCDVNITHMLEEDSNQGHLIGDFSKVCVLPTVSGRHQDLKYVNPETVAALLSGKFQGLIEKFYIIDCRYPYEYLGGHIQGALNLYSQEELYNFFLKKPVVPLDTQKRIIIVFHCEFSSERGPRMCRSLREEDRALNRYPALYYPELYILKGGYRDFFPEYMELCEPQSYCPMHHQDHKAELLRCRSQNKAWEGERQLQEQIALLVKDVSP; encoded by the exons ATGTCTGCAGAACTCTTCTCATTCACGAGAGAGCCAGGAAGCCCTGGCTCAGGACCTAGTTTTAGATCCAATCAGAGGAAGATATTAAACCTGCTCCTGGAGAGAGACACTTCCTTTACCGTCTGTCCAGATCTCCCTAGAACGCCAGTGGACAAACTCTTTGGTGATTCTGGACACCTAAGCATTTTGTCTGg AGGAACCCCAAAATGTTGCCTTGATCTTTCGAATCTTAGCAGTGGAGAGATGTCTGCCACTCAGCTTACCACTTCTGCAGACCATGATGAAACTGGTAGGGAGAAGGGAG GTCACTTGAATTCTTCAGGACCTCAGGGGATACAATTATCTGCGAT GAATCATCACCAGAACGTTATAAAATGCAGCCCA GCACAGCTGCTTTGTAGCACTCCAAATGCCTTGGACCacagcaagaagaagaaagatgtgaTATGTAGCTCATccacaaataaggaaaat GAAAACAACACTTCGAGGCTTTTAGAGTGGTGGGCACCCAGGAACCTGAAGTTTCGAAAGAGACCAGAGGGGCCTTATATGTCTCCGCTTTCTCTACTG GACAATGGAAACTTggtggaaaatgaaatgaaatatctGGGCAGCCCCATTACTAGAGTTCCAAAACTGGATAAAAATCCAGAACTAGAAGACCAGACAGAGGAGTTTTCAGATGAATTGATGGAGTTTTCCCTGGATGATCAAGAAGAGGCCAAG GCATCTCTGAACAGAAGCAGGCTGTATCGCTCTCCTTCATTGCCAGAGAATTTGAACAGGCCAATACTGAAGCAGGTGGTAAAATTCAAGGACAACCCAATACCAGATAAAGTAAAGAAGAAGTATTGTTCTAGCCACAGAGAGCTCAGGAAG GGCTTAGGTCTAAAGAAGACAGTCTCTCTCTGTGACGTTAATATCACTCACATGTTGGAGGAAGATTCTAACCAGGGGCATCTGATTGGTGATTTCTCCAAG GTATGTGTGCTGCCAACCGTGTCAGGGAGACACCAAGATCTGAAGTACGTCAACCCAGAAACA GTGGCTGCCTTGCTGTCGGGGAAGTTCCAGGGTCTGATTGAGAAGTTTTATATCATTGATTGCCGCTATCCATATGAGTACCTGGGAGGACACATCCAG GGAGCCTTAAACTTGTACAGTCAGGAAGAACTGTATAACTTCTTTCTGAAGAAGCCCGTTGTCCCTTTGGACACCCAGAAAAGAATAATCATCGTGTTCCACTGTGAATTCTCCTCAGAGAGGGGTCCCCGAAT GTGCCGCTCTCTGAGAGAAGAGGACAGGGCTCTGAACCGGTATCCTGCATTGTACTACCCAGAGCTATATATCCTCAAAGGGGGCTACAGAGATTTCTTTCCAGAATATATG GAGCTATGTGAACCACAGAGCTACTGCCCTATGCATCACCAGGACCATAAGGCTGAGCTGCTGAGGTGTCGGAGCCAGAACAAAGCATGGGAAGGGGAGCGGCAGCTGCAGGAGCAGATTGCCTTGCTGGTGAAAGACGTGAGCCCATGA
- the CDC25C gene encoding M-phase inducer phosphatase 3 isoform X22 → MSATQLTTSADHDETGHLNSSGPQGIQLSAMNHHQNVIKCSPAQLLCSTPNALDHSKKKKDVICSSSTNKENENNTSRLLEWWAPRNLKFRKRPEGPYMSPLSLLDNGNLVENEMKYLGSPITRVPKLDKNPELEDQTEEFSDELMEFSLDDQEEAKASLNRSRLYRSPSLPENLNRPILKQVVKFKDNPIPDKVKKKYCSSHRELRKGLGLKKTVSLCDVNITHMLEEDSNQGHLIGDFSKVCVLPTVSGRHQDLKYVNPETVAALLSGKFQGLIEKFYIIDCRYPYEYLGGHIQGALNLYSQEELYNFFLKKPVVPLDTQKRIIIVFHCEFSSERGPRMCRSLREEDRALNRYPALYYPELYILKGGYRDFFPEYMELCEPQSYCPMHHQDHKAELLRCRSQNKAWEGERQLQEQIALLVKDVSP, encoded by the exons ATGTCTGCCACTCAGCTTACCACTTCTGCAGACCATGATGAAACTG GTCACTTGAATTCTTCAGGACCTCAGGGGATACAATTATCTGCGAT GAATCATCACCAGAACGTTATAAAATGCAGCCCA GCACAGCTGCTTTGTAGCACTCCAAATGCCTTGGACCacagcaagaagaagaaagatgtgaTATGTAGCTCATccacaaataaggaaaat GAAAACAACACTTCGAGGCTTTTAGAGTGGTGGGCACCCAGGAACCTGAAGTTTCGAAAGAGACCAGAGGGGCCTTATATGTCTCCGCTTTCTCTACTG GACAATGGAAACTTggtggaaaatgaaatgaaatatctGGGCAGCCCCATTACTAGAGTTCCAAAACTGGATAAAAATCCAGAACTAGAAGACCAGACAGAGGAGTTTTCAGATGAATTGATGGAGTTTTCCCTGGATGATCAAGAAGAGGCCAAG GCATCTCTGAACAGAAGCAGGCTGTATCGCTCTCCTTCATTGCCAGAGAATTTGAACAGGCCAATACTGAAGCAGGTGGTAAAATTCAAGGACAACCCAATACCAGATAAAGTAAAGAAGAAGTATTGTTCTAGCCACAGAGAGCTCAGGAAG GGCTTAGGTCTAAAGAAGACAGTCTCTCTCTGTGACGTTAATATCACTCACATGTTGGAGGAAGATTCTAACCAGGGGCATCTGATTGGTGATTTCTCCAAG GTATGTGTGCTGCCAACCGTGTCAGGGAGACACCAAGATCTGAAGTACGTCAACCCAGAAACA GTGGCTGCCTTGCTGTCGGGGAAGTTCCAGGGTCTGATTGAGAAGTTTTATATCATTGATTGCCGCTATCCATATGAGTACCTGGGAGGACACATCCAG GGAGCCTTAAACTTGTACAGTCAGGAAGAACTGTATAACTTCTTTCTGAAGAAGCCCGTTGTCCCTTTGGACACCCAGAAAAGAATAATCATCGTGTTCCACTGTGAATTCTCCTCAGAGAGGGGTCCCCGAAT GTGCCGCTCTCTGAGAGAAGAGGACAGGGCTCTGAACCGGTATCCTGCATTGTACTACCCAGAGCTATATATCCTCAAAGGGGGCTACAGAGATTTCTTTCCAGAATATATG GAGCTATGTGAACCACAGAGCTACTGCCCTATGCATCACCAGGACCATAAGGCTGAGCTGCTGAGGTGTCGGAGCCAGAACAAAGCATGGGAAGGGGAGCGGCAGCTGCAGGAGCAGATTGCCTTGCTGGTGAAAGACGTGAGCCCATGA
- the CDC25C gene encoding M-phase inducer phosphatase 3 isoform X24, which yields MSATQLTTSADHDETGHLNSSGPQGIQLSAMNHHQNVIKCSPAQLLCSTPNALDHSKKKKDVICSSSTNKENENNTSRLLEWWAPRNLKFRKRPEGPYMSPLSLLDNGNLVENEMKYLGSPITRVPKLDKNPELEDQTEEFSDELMEFSLDDQEEAKASLNRSRLYRSPSLPENLNRPILKQVVKFKDNPIPDKVKKKYCSSHRELRKGLGLKKTVSLCDVNITHMLEEDSNQGHLIGDFSKVAALLSGKFQGLIEKFYIIDCRYPYEYLGGHIQGALNLYSQEELYNFFLKKPVVPLDTQKRIIIVFHCEFSSERGPRMCRSLREEDRALNRYPALYYPELYILKGGYRDFFPEYMELCEPQSYCPMHHQDHKAELLRCRSQNKAWEGERQLQEQIALLVKDVSP from the exons ATGTCTGCCACTCAGCTTACCACTTCTGCAGACCATGATGAAACTG GTCACTTGAATTCTTCAGGACCTCAGGGGATACAATTATCTGCGAT GAATCATCACCAGAACGTTATAAAATGCAGCCCA GCACAGCTGCTTTGTAGCACTCCAAATGCCTTGGACCacagcaagaagaagaaagatgtgaTATGTAGCTCATccacaaataaggaaaat GAAAACAACACTTCGAGGCTTTTAGAGTGGTGGGCACCCAGGAACCTGAAGTTTCGAAAGAGACCAGAGGGGCCTTATATGTCTCCGCTTTCTCTACTG GACAATGGAAACTTggtggaaaatgaaatgaaatatctGGGCAGCCCCATTACTAGAGTTCCAAAACTGGATAAAAATCCAGAACTAGAAGACCAGACAGAGGAGTTTTCAGATGAATTGATGGAGTTTTCCCTGGATGATCAAGAAGAGGCCAAG GCATCTCTGAACAGAAGCAGGCTGTATCGCTCTCCTTCATTGCCAGAGAATTTGAACAGGCCAATACTGAAGCAGGTGGTAAAATTCAAGGACAACCCAATACCAGATAAAGTAAAGAAGAAGTATTGTTCTAGCCACAGAGAGCTCAGGAAG GGCTTAGGTCTAAAGAAGACAGTCTCTCTCTGTGACGTTAATATCACTCACATGTTGGAGGAAGATTCTAACCAGGGGCATCTGATTGGTGATTTCTCCAAG GTGGCTGCCTTGCTGTCGGGGAAGTTCCAGGGTCTGATTGAGAAGTTTTATATCATTGATTGCCGCTATCCATATGAGTACCTGGGAGGACACATCCAG GGAGCCTTAAACTTGTACAGTCAGGAAGAACTGTATAACTTCTTTCTGAAGAAGCCCGTTGTCCCTTTGGACACCCAGAAAAGAATAATCATCGTGTTCCACTGTGAATTCTCCTCAGAGAGGGGTCCCCGAAT GTGCCGCTCTCTGAGAGAAGAGGACAGGGCTCTGAACCGGTATCCTGCATTGTACTACCCAGAGCTATATATCCTCAAAGGGGGCTACAGAGATTTCTTTCCAGAATATATG GAGCTATGTGAACCACAGAGCTACTGCCCTATGCATCACCAGGACCATAAGGCTGAGCTGCTGAGGTGTCGGAGCCAGAACAAAGCATGGGAAGGGGAGCGGCAGCTGCAGGAGCAGATTGCCTTGCTGGTGAAAGACGTGAGCCCATGA
- the CDC25C gene encoding M-phase inducer phosphatase 3 isoform X21, which produces MSATQLTTSADHDETGREKGGHLNSSGPQGIQLSAMNHHQNVIKCSPAQLLCSTPNALDHSKKKKDVICSSSTNKENENNTSRLLEWWAPRNLKFRKRPEGPYMSPLSLLDNGNLVENEMKYLGSPITRVPKLDKNPELEDQTEEFSDELMEFSLDDQEEAKASLNRSRLYRSPSLPENLNRPILKQVVKFKDNPIPDKVKKKYCSSHRELRKGLGLKKTVSLCDVNITHMLEEDSNQGHLIGDFSKVCVLPTVSGRHQDLKYVNPETVAALLSGKFQGLIEKFYIIDCRYPYEYLGGHIQGALNLYSQEELYNFFLKKPVVPLDTQKRIIIVFHCEFSSERGPRMCRSLREEDRALNRYPALYYPELYILKGGYRDFFPEYMELCEPQSYCPMHHQDHKAELLRCRSQNKAWEGERQLQEQIALLVKDVSP; this is translated from the exons ATGTCTGCCACTCAGCTTACCACTTCTGCAGACCATGATGAAACTGGTAGGGAGAAGGGAG GTCACTTGAATTCTTCAGGACCTCAGGGGATACAATTATCTGCGAT GAATCATCACCAGAACGTTATAAAATGCAGCCCA GCACAGCTGCTTTGTAGCACTCCAAATGCCTTGGACCacagcaagaagaagaaagatgtgaTATGTAGCTCATccacaaataaggaaaat GAAAACAACACTTCGAGGCTTTTAGAGTGGTGGGCACCCAGGAACCTGAAGTTTCGAAAGAGACCAGAGGGGCCTTATATGTCTCCGCTTTCTCTACTG GACAATGGAAACTTggtggaaaatgaaatgaaatatctGGGCAGCCCCATTACTAGAGTTCCAAAACTGGATAAAAATCCAGAACTAGAAGACCAGACAGAGGAGTTTTCAGATGAATTGATGGAGTTTTCCCTGGATGATCAAGAAGAGGCCAAG GCATCTCTGAACAGAAGCAGGCTGTATCGCTCTCCTTCATTGCCAGAGAATTTGAACAGGCCAATACTGAAGCAGGTGGTAAAATTCAAGGACAACCCAATACCAGATAAAGTAAAGAAGAAGTATTGTTCTAGCCACAGAGAGCTCAGGAAG GGCTTAGGTCTAAAGAAGACAGTCTCTCTCTGTGACGTTAATATCACTCACATGTTGGAGGAAGATTCTAACCAGGGGCATCTGATTGGTGATTTCTCCAAG GTATGTGTGCTGCCAACCGTGTCAGGGAGACACCAAGATCTGAAGTACGTCAACCCAGAAACA GTGGCTGCCTTGCTGTCGGGGAAGTTCCAGGGTCTGATTGAGAAGTTTTATATCATTGATTGCCGCTATCCATATGAGTACCTGGGAGGACACATCCAG GGAGCCTTAAACTTGTACAGTCAGGAAGAACTGTATAACTTCTTTCTGAAGAAGCCCGTTGTCCCTTTGGACACCCAGAAAAGAATAATCATCGTGTTCCACTGTGAATTCTCCTCAGAGAGGGGTCCCCGAAT GTGCCGCTCTCTGAGAGAAGAGGACAGGGCTCTGAACCGGTATCCTGCATTGTACTACCCAGAGCTATATATCCTCAAAGGGGGCTACAGAGATTTCTTTCCAGAATATATG GAGCTATGTGAACCACAGAGCTACTGCCCTATGCATCACCAGGACCATAAGGCTGAGCTGCTGAGGTGTCGGAGCCAGAACAAAGCATGGGAAGGGGAGCGGCAGCTGCAGGAGCAGATTGCCTTGCTGGTGAAAGACGTGAGCCCATGA
- the CDC25C gene encoding M-phase inducer phosphatase 3 isoform X25, which translates to MNHHQNVIKCSPAQLLCSTPNALDHSKKKKDVICSSSTNKENENNTSRLLEWWAPRNLKFRKRPEGPYMSPLSLLDNGNLVENEMKYLGSPITRVPKLDKNPELEDQTEEFSDELMEFSLDDQEEAKASLNRSRLYRSPSLPENLNRPILKQVVKFKDNPIPDKVKKKYCSSHRELRKGLGLKKTVSLCDVNITHMLEEDSNQGHLIGDFSKVCVLPTVSGRHQDLKYVNPETVAALLSGKFQGLIEKFYIIDCRYPYEYLGGHIQGALNLYSQEELYNFFLKKPVVPLDTQKRIIIVFHCEFSSERGPRMCRSLREEDRALNRYPALYYPELYILKGGYRDFFPEYMELCEPQSYCPMHHQDHKAELLRCRSQNKAWEGERQLQEQIALLVKDVSP; encoded by the exons AT GAATCATCACCAGAACGTTATAAAATGCAGCCCA GCACAGCTGCTTTGTAGCACTCCAAATGCCTTGGACCacagcaagaagaagaaagatgtgaTATGTAGCTCATccacaaataaggaaaat GAAAACAACACTTCGAGGCTTTTAGAGTGGTGGGCACCCAGGAACCTGAAGTTTCGAAAGAGACCAGAGGGGCCTTATATGTCTCCGCTTTCTCTACTG GACAATGGAAACTTggtggaaaatgaaatgaaatatctGGGCAGCCCCATTACTAGAGTTCCAAAACTGGATAAAAATCCAGAACTAGAAGACCAGACAGAGGAGTTTTCAGATGAATTGATGGAGTTTTCCCTGGATGATCAAGAAGAGGCCAAG GCATCTCTGAACAGAAGCAGGCTGTATCGCTCTCCTTCATTGCCAGAGAATTTGAACAGGCCAATACTGAAGCAGGTGGTAAAATTCAAGGACAACCCAATACCAGATAAAGTAAAGAAGAAGTATTGTTCTAGCCACAGAGAGCTCAGGAAG GGCTTAGGTCTAAAGAAGACAGTCTCTCTCTGTGACGTTAATATCACTCACATGTTGGAGGAAGATTCTAACCAGGGGCATCTGATTGGTGATTTCTCCAAG GTATGTGTGCTGCCAACCGTGTCAGGGAGACACCAAGATCTGAAGTACGTCAACCCAGAAACA GTGGCTGCCTTGCTGTCGGGGAAGTTCCAGGGTCTGATTGAGAAGTTTTATATCATTGATTGCCGCTATCCATATGAGTACCTGGGAGGACACATCCAG GGAGCCTTAAACTTGTACAGTCAGGAAGAACTGTATAACTTCTTTCTGAAGAAGCCCGTTGTCCCTTTGGACACCCAGAAAAGAATAATCATCGTGTTCCACTGTGAATTCTCCTCAGAGAGGGGTCCCCGAAT GTGCCGCTCTCTGAGAGAAGAGGACAGGGCTCTGAACCGGTATCCTGCATTGTACTACCCAGAGCTATATATCCTCAAAGGGGGCTACAGAGATTTCTTTCCAGAATATATG GAGCTATGTGAACCACAGAGCTACTGCCCTATGCATCACCAGGACCATAAGGCTGAGCTGCTGAGGTGTCGGAGCCAGAACAAAGCATGGGAAGGGGAGCGGCAGCTGCAGGAGCAGATTGCCTTGCTGGTGAAAGACGTGAGCCCATGA